The stretch of DNA ATGTGACATTTGAGATTCATAAAGCCAATAAAATGTAACTTTGACCACTTAACTTTTTAcgtgaaatttaaaaatagttccGTGAGTGtaatattttagaagtttttgtTGTAATAAACATATCTTgcataaaaaacaactttgtGCCATTTTCACTCTCTAAAGCATGTATTCCGAACAATAATTATGGTCAAATTTAACTTGTGCTGTCCTATTCTTTCATGTCACAATCTTCTTTCTAATTTGATTTGTAGGTTACTGCCAAGAGGATAGCCGCCGGGAAATGGGGTTGCAACAATGGCCAGGCGTGCATTTCTCCGGATTTCATCATAACAACAAAATCATTTGCACCAAAGTTGGTAAGGAAAAGACAACATATTGCACTGCAGCCTAAAAAACTTTACCGTGAAAGGTTTTTAACTAATCAACCGTGCTACGAACCCAGCTGGAGGCTCTAGAGAAAGTTTTGGAGAAGTTCTACGGGAAGGACCCACTGCGATCATCCGACTTGTCACGAATTGTGAATTCCAACCATTTTAACAGGCTGAAAAGGCTGATGGATGATGAGTCTGTCTCCGATAAGATCGTGTTCGGTGGTCAGAGAAGTGAACATCTGCTGTAAGTTGACTGAATTTTTACTGTTCTAACTCTGGCAAATGCTTCTGAATCATACATAGTTTGGATGACCggttaaattttgtttctttgccAAATTTTCAGAAAGATAGCCCCAACTATCTTCATGGACGTCCCCCTTGATTCGGTGATCATGAAGGAGGAGATCTTTGGCCCCTTGCTCCCTATCATAACGGTTAGAGCTAATAAATGATCTTTCTAGTCAATCACAGATGGGTTACTGCAGATTGACAACGTGTTGCcattaattaaacaatgcaATTAATACATCTCAAATTCTCACGTGCCGTGCTTGGTATGGTTGTGTTGTCCTCTTAGGTTGACAAGATCCATGAGAGCCTTGCCCTCATCAACTCCATGACGAAGCCATTAGCAGCCTACCTCTTCACCAAGGACAGCAAGCTCCAGGAACAGTATGTGGCGGCCATCTCTGCAGGAGGGATGCTTGTCAACGACACAGCTGTTCATGTAATTATCAGCATTAAATCTGGCATCTAGTTTTGCATCTAATCATCTCATGACTTGCAAATCAGCATTAATCTGGCACTTAATTGTGCATTTCTTAAGCCAAGCACATCATGGCTTTCATGTGAACTGACGCAAACACAAACAGTGCTAACCAAGTGACTGATCCTGAATTTCTGATGTGTGTCTGCATCTGCAACAACAtcactgctgctgcagctgacCAACCAGTACCTGCCGTTCGGAGGAGTTGGGGAGAGCGGCATGGGAGCCTACCATGGAAGCTTCAGCTTCGAGGCCTTCAGTCACAAGAAGGCCGTGCTGGTGCGCGGCTTCGCctgcgaggcggcggcgaggtaccCGCCCTACTCCATGGCGAAGCTGAAGATCCTCAGGGGCGTCCTCAAGGGCAACCTGGGGGCCATGATCCAGGCTATCTTGGGGTTTCCAAGAGGGAAATGAAACTCATTATCATACCTTCTCAGTAACATATATTAATTGGGTAcatgataaatgtatattgtATATGCTTTTCTCAACGAAAGAAACAACCCAGTGCAGTTGTGAGTTCAAAATAAATCTGTATAGTAGGATTGGCATAAATCTGTATAGTAGGATTGGCAGATGTAACTTTATATGTATGATGACTAAGTTATGTTGTGATCAAGGAACAGGATCTGGAAGCAGATGATCCAAAGAAACTACCAAATAATTCGATTCGATTTCGGATAGCTGGTTATGTACAATTCTACGTGGAAAATATCACAAAAGGATTCAGTAATAAattctgttttatattttggtgaTCCTCTGTAACAGCTCAATGCAGTACCATACATCATTAAAAAATGTGGTAAATGTTTGGTtctgaaaatgaaaatggtaACTGctgtttttatttctaatcAAGAGCACAACTCAAGAAACAGCATCAAGAACAAGAACTGCCAATTAGGAGTCAAATTCTGGATGTAATAAACCAGAATATGCTTTATAAGCATACAATTCAAAAACAACAGCAAGAAGAATCAGGGTATTGTCTTGAACTCGCCAAAATGCAGCTCATCAGCAGCTTTTGTCAGTCACTCAATTGAAATACCCTGCACCATTTCAGTGACAAGCATGTTACGATGACTAGTTATTTCCTCCATTCCAGTTTCCTTTTCATGTTACTACATACTACTAACCTTTGGTGGATCAAACTTTGCTCCAAGGTTGCTCAGTTTGGCATGAGCTTCAGCATAGTCTTTGAAAAATGCATCCTGATTCTCAGAATACTTTTCTGCATAGGTCTTCAAGCACGGCAAAGGAAGCAAAACGTTTAGTTTAGAGCATCAGCTTTAGCATTCTTTATAAAAAGAGCTGATGAGCATCTTCGCTAACCTTGAATGACGAATCCTCAAAGAGCACAGCATCAGTAGGCAGCACTAGAAGGTCCTCATCTCGTCGTTCTTTGATGTCCTGAATTTATGCAGACCAGCATAAGTTTCATAATTTCTATCATGCTTAGCATCGATATAGAAAATTGTGCATCCCACCTTGAAATAGCTGTTGTCAAACTTGAGCCACTGAGATGTCCAAGATTGCCCTCCAGGTGCACCAGGTCCATTTTTCTTTGCCAGTCAAGCAAACAATCAATTAGGCAAACATGAAATTCATCATTCGGAACATTCTTCAGCAAGAACTTCATGAAGTTGTACATGCTTTAGGCAAACATGAAATTAGCATTCAGAATATTCTTCAGCAAGAACTCCATGAAGGTGTACATGCTAGATATAGTTAATACTGGTACCCACAAGAACATGTTTGTAATAGGAATGCAAGCACTGTGGTAGGAAAGTTTGTAACGTTGATGCTAATATAGCCATATAGGCCATTCACGACTAGAGATGAACTATAATATGGCCAAAGAACACTACGAGCACATTCTTTGTTTCTTTGGTGTAATAAACCATATAAAAATTCTGACGTAAACTCCTCCAAATGAAAATGAACATATTAGGAATTCAATATGGTTCTTTTGCTAGGAAGCAAACAATATGTACATGATCTGTAAGTGTTGCCAATGATgataacttaattaattttcactAGCTAATCTGAAAAAGAACTAAATAATATGCAATACTCCAAAAATGCATCAATAGACAACTCATTCTTAAAATCATGCAATGAGCTACAGATGTAAGTTACATACGGTGTATTTTGTTTCTGGTTTACCCCAGCCACTACGCTCTGGTCTAGCTCGTCCAAGTGTATGAGCTCCTGACAACGCAACAATTTCCTACAGACAACAAAACAGATGTGACTAGTAATCCCCagaaaaaatgtttgaatATAACAATGAAGCAGTCTGCAACTACCTTGTCACTCAGGCCCATTCTATAGAATACTTCTCGCAAATGTTCCGCGGGTGAAGGTGGACCAGCAGCTGAAAGAGTGGAAATGTAAAATGTAGGGAGGAAAATTGCAACAAAAAGAACATGCAGAGAAAAGTGGTAGATCATCATCAACGCAAGATTTCAAATATCAAAGTTAGTATATGACACAGCAGGAAATATATCAAAGCCATGTGAATACAAAAACCATACATCTGACACTGCTGCAATTCATGGGTAGcaatatttatcaatttcacaagtaaaatattatCATAGGCCTGATTTCCATTCTGCACAGTATGTGCAGCTTTTCATTTTCCTGTTATATTGCAACTGGAGTAATCTTTCTTGCACATTTGCATATCTGAAATGTGATTACATCAGATTATAGAGCTAAAAAGGGGCaatatttcattaaaaaactgTTTTACATGCTTTTTGCCTGTTTGCATCAATTTTGGTATTTCACGAAATAAAATCCACAAATACATGGATAATGTACCCTGCCTAAACCTTGTAGACAAATAGGCATTACCAGGAATGCAGCGGCCTCTTATAGGAAGACCTGTTGTctgtttaagaaaataaattcattgtGACAGAAAAACAGGACATGGCTATTACCATAAGTTATAAAGAGAACTACCAATTATATTTATGTGCCCTATTGCTTACAGCCTGACACTGTATCTAATGATCTAAATACtttgatgtaaatatattgcAGCAAAATAAAGATTTAGATATGGGTGATTTCCTTGAAGAGGGTTATATGTCAATCAGGTATCTCAATTACATACATGATAACTCATAAATTgagattaaaagaaagaaTCAATAcagtaaatttgtaattggtCTCTTGAGTTTTGAAACACATATCAATTCAAAGTCAATGCCTTGAAAGCTATCAATATTCTAAGTTTAGCAAATTAGGACAAAGTAGCATTAGGCAATTGAAGCTGTAAGATGATGATCCATCATCTTGCAATTGCAATTTGGGATCAGTATGACATGACACTGAAGggaaaacattatattttagtttccaGACCATAAATCACGTCTGCGAATAAATTTGGGCCATAGAACCTAAAAGTTACTAACCAGGAAGTCTGCCCTCTGGTGGGCATTGTTCAGGGGCAGCAACATCAACTCTTCCATAGATCATGGGGATCTTGGGGCCACCAGCTTCCTAAGTTGTGAAAACCGAAGCAGTCATATAACCATTAAATAATAATCACAAGACCTTTAGATCATTAGGTTGAAGTGCAAAAGGAACCTCAATGGCTGTAGAACTGGCAAGCTGAAACAGATCTGCATAAGTGACACCTGCATACTTGTCCTTGATGGGCTGGATCAGCTTCAATGCATTCACAAGACCTGCAGCAGAGGACTATTGTAAGAATCATCATGCATCACGAACAACAGACAACGATGGAACAGAAGAACTACCTGCATTAGCCCCATGTTTTAACTCAATCTCAAATCTCAAGCTACCATTAGCCCCACCACACTTCGGCCATTCAGTAATGTTCTTGTCATAAGTACCAGCATCATGCCACCCTAAGCGAACCTGAAACCAAGAGTAACTCAATCAACAGACAAgtcatgtgtgtgtgtgtgtgtgtgtaaaaTCAAGAATTCGGCGAACCATGAACTGCGCAAATACTGTgataattaaaaagtttacTATAGTTGTGCATACATCGTATGAGAATCCTACAAAGGAGCGCACTACATCACTAGCATCTTTTAGAGGccaaaaattatgttttaaacaGCATAACTAACCAAACACACATGGAAGTGGAACCATCTTGCAGTACTAGTTCTCCAACTACATGTCACAGTGATAACAAACTTGTGTACAGATGCAAAATACCTGCGCTGATAGGTAgatatataaactaaaaattccATTTCCCTCCTCGCACCTATGCACAAGAGCACAAGCTTGTGTTTGTGTACAGCATAGAGCATAGCATACCAGGATGGGATGGCAGGAGGTGGACTTGAGCAGCTGCTTGACGTCCTCCCGCGCGCCCCGCAGCTCAGCCGCCGCGtcccccgccgctgccgagctCGCCGGACGCCTCCCGAGCTCCTTCGCGGTTGAAATCGAAAGAAACGTCACTAGAAATCAAGAACCGGTGCCCCCCGCGCGGCGTGGGTGAATGGACAGACTAACGGGTGGAGAGTGTACCTGAGgggagacgaggaggaggctgcggagagaggggaggggggaggcggcggagaggccgcggcggaggaggcggtgggcgacggccatgtcggcgccggcggccgggtaGAGGAAGGGTTTTGGGAGTGGTTCGCTCGCTGCTCCCGTGGTCCCGGAGGATAAATCCGATGATGTGACACTTCCTTGTTGGCCAATTGGTTAAGTTTACACTCTAGCTAATTGGTTATGCTTACACTCGAGTAAGACACGTGGAACCATCTGAGTAACCATCTGACATCTGAGTAACCATCTGAGTGTGAACCATGATGTCAAATAATCGAGCCTCAATCTCTCAATCTTACGAgtgttaaaaagtcaaatctcTCGTCGGGGAGGTATCTaccaataaatttttttttctttttcaagttattttttcaattGTAGCGTGGGGAAGACTGGAAGAGTATTCTCTCTGTACTGAAATAAGCCGTTCCAAATTGGATTACTCTCTCTActctaaattgtaaaaattgaATTCTTATGATCATTGTTAGGGTCCAAGATTAAACTGCTGAACTGATTCCTAAATCTATTTCTTTAGTTACATTGTTAGGGTCCAATATAATATCAATTGTTGTGTTTTATCATCAATGCAACGCTAAACTTTGGAGTACGACCTAAATACTCCgtctgtttatatttttatcttcattcattaatcaaaatatatatatgtttatatttattattaaccATATAAATTTCGATAagtctaaaaaaattacgttATGAAATAAAGAGAGAAACAGAGAACACCATATTTTTATCACCgagttgaaaaaaattatcaatatCATCTTAGGGCTTAAACTATTCATGAATTGATTGGGGCAAGAGTACTCAGACTCTCTTGAACCTTCGTGCATTGATGGAGTTGATATCTGACTTGGGCTAATAATTTGGATTCATTAATGAGGTCATAAGTTGTTGTCTTATGACATGCACAGTACAGGCCACTTAATTTACGTGGTTTCAGTTCAAAGTATCTTAAGGGTATCTTTAATTTATACGCCAACCCCTGTAATTTTCTATTTgccctcatattttttttaattcattccGAACTTTAGTATTTTACACCAAACATTTTCACAGTCagaaacaaatatagaaatagtATTCTTCATCCACATTCCCTATCTCCCTCGCTCCCCACTAGTGTTGCTCCCTCCTTTggcatctctctctcccctccaaCATGCTACTTGTCTTCGTTAGCCATCCCCTCTCCATCGACGCCgcttttctctcctcttcgACGGAGCAAATTTGGGCAGTGGCATTCACACCGTCGGGTGAAGCTTGGGAGTGGCGTGGATCGACGCAGCGGCAGTCGGCGAAGGCCGTGGAGGCGAGGAAGGTGAGCCATCGCATGGATCTGATCGCTTTCCGTCCTCTCCCTCACCACTTTTTTGACAAGGGCACCGTGGCTTATAGAAGATGCAAGAACCCTATAAAGCCACCCATCCCTATCTTCTCTCACCTCCACAGATGCAGGTCACCTATGTGACGAGGTAAGACCACTCGTCAGGTAGGTGCATTGTGCGTGTCCTTAGAGCTTTCATGCCTTTTTCCTAGgtggaaaacatatatatgtattttattaatttgtttcaaCACTAGCATTCACCTAATTACTAATTACTAGGAAGTCACATAGGTGAAGGTGAACTACAATAGTAGCATCTTAtccaagtaaaaaaataatattttcaatggAGTGTCTAGTTTCCCATCACCTAAAAATACCAATAAACTTTTATCATTATTTAGATGTCACATATCATGTTATGATTTAAGATTCATGCTAGCACCTCTAACCATTTCTCTGTTCCCCTTCTGGTTCATTGTCGCCGCTCTCACCTCCTAACCATTTGGACCTCAGCGCCCCTACTGGTTCAAGATTCTCGCTCTTGCACGCTGGTCGAGCATCACGAGTTCACGATACCCCCGTGCAGTAAGAGCAACTCTAGCAGTTAGGCAAAAATAGTTTTCCAAATCTGATGTTTTAGCAAGTTTGTAACCAATATGGCAaaggaaaaattattttatctctaacagTTAGGGATATTCCGCTTGCCAAAAATAGATATAGTTATCAAAACGGTTGAAAGTTAAGGGAGATCGCATTAGATTGCCCTCGCTACCTTCGACGGAATAAATGTGGACCGTAGGTTGGATTATCTGCCAAATAATCTTGAAACATTCTTTCATAGCCGCCTTCTCTATCTCGATAAATTACAAGATGACCAGGGACAGAACCACCAGGTCGTCGTGTCTGTCCCGAATACATTTGCACAATACGAGCAGCTGCGATGATAAAATAATCATCGTCGTCTGAAGATGAATCGTCATCCAATTCTCTTTGGAGAAGTGATTTGTATCCACTCATGGCGACGGTTCGAAACAAAGAAACGAATCTGTTGGGTTTGTCCTGAATGCAACATGATGTCAGACGTAGTTAAAACAAATTAGTatgaaacaatatataatttgaataTAACTACCATGGAACTAAGTATCGCCTATATGGTACAACCTAGTTGACAATGCAtaacagaaaagaaagaaaaactgaCAAACATATTTCTAAGTGGTGCCTCTTTATTCTCTTTTAAACAACGAAACTTCAAATTCTGACTTTAGGAAGTTTCCTGTGCTGCATCACCCATTGACCCCATGACAATGGCAGATAAATTTGGCTtcttaatgtttttatattagcAGCTAATACGTCAATGCCTGGCCATGATCTGTTGTTTCCTGCAGCTTGAATTCAGTTACTGAGGGAAAGGTTAGTTGATATTCCCATATtcgattgattaattatgcttcCGAATTTGATTAAGAACTTCAGTTCATTGTCTTACTGTTCATcgcttttttttattgacgTAAACCTCTTGTATCCAGGAGCTCAATCggatagtttttttaaaatagcttATCTGTGCAAATGTTATTTAGCCCCTTTCCAACAAGCATCACCTATTGCAAACTACCATGCATACACTCTCTGCACTTGCTAGCTGAAAAGAGAATTCTTTAATTAGCCAATGACAAGCCAACCATGCTGTCATGGTTATTAGCACTGATACGACAAACCAACCACTTAAATAATTGACATTCATTACGGGCTTTTCTTCCTAAAAGatataattatgaattataatTCCAGATTGATGGATaccaagaaaacaaattaaaacacCAAACTGGAGATAGAGATAATATAATCCCAAACCTCTATGGTTGGTGAAGGATGCAAGTCGCACGTGTTCGCCGAGCGGGTGACCAGGCGTAGGGGCGCCGGCCGAGTGGGCGACCAGGGCGCAGTGGCGCCAAGCGCGCGGACGCCGGGGCGTCGGGCGCACGGGCGAGCAGCCGACCGGGGTGCCGGGCGCGAGGACGAGTGGCACCGGGCAGCGGGCGCGCAACGCCGAGCGGCTAGCtagcgggcgcgggcgcgcgaccGCATGCGCACGGCGTGCGGGGACGGGGCGCGGCcgggcggcgagggggcgccgggcggcggcggcgggagcccAGGCTGACCGGGAGTTGATGGCGACCTGTCAATGATGCGTCGGCAAAAAAAAGAACGCTGAAAATTCCAGGTCGAGGCGCGAGCTCATACTCTCCGTACTCTTCTAGATGTCAATTGAAACGTCGACTCCCATGTATACGCACAAAACAAACAGAAGGATATGTCACTAAAATTTGGCAACTCGGATGGTACACTGttggaggtttttttttatggtttaccaaaaaaacagagatgacAAGTTAAGATGGGAAGCTGTTggagttatttaaaaaagccCACAAAGCAACACATGTATATCCACCTCTTCTAAGTGTATACATGTCCCCTTCAATATTTCTactacaatttttttgtgtgaaTTCACCATGCAAGCAATTATGTAGATATAAGTTTCATGTGGTCGTTGCCATCTCGATCATCCTAGTACTAGTGAATATTAATATGTTCCTATGTAGATATCATAGGTCTCGTACCAACAAGTATCAGTAAGTTTCACCTGATATCTTGTATGGATCACCTGATATTCATAGGTATCATAATTTGGTATAGTGCCATCCTGTTATGGAACACGATACCGTTTTATAATGATCACTCTTTCTAATTCCATATCCATCTAGGCCTAGATGGCCCTTGCGTACTCCGGCCGAACTCGTGAAGGTGTGGTACCATTAGATCTCATTATAAGGATTTCCACTGACAGTAtgtctaaaagtaaaaaaatcatctattaaaaaccgGGGAGATTATTTCAAGTTAGTGTTGAAATGGgtgtgtatatacatattgcaCCAGGCAGAAGAATTTTTTGCATACATGGTTACTCCTAATCAacggctaattaattaattacttgcaCAGGAAGTGTGTATGAAGCATGAACAAGCTAATAACGGTGTATATGTGCATCGTACGATGGAGTGCGTGATCATCAAAGGCATGCATTTGCGCATAAGGTGGTCGCTTCCCCTTGACGCGTCAACTCCTATGGACTCAGCTACACTTCACCAGTATTTCTACGTACATGCATTCATCTTCCATCACGCGTCACTGGATTTCTAccaatatatgcatatatatctctctctcgatcgatcgctccTGTTTCGATCTAATTTCCAGTGCGCGATTGATCGAATTTATGGCCAAAATTTGAGAAATATTCGACCCCCTGTCCGTGAAATCCACGACCAAGaatgaaacttttattttggtttcccattaatttgatcaaatttcgCGCCACAAAATTAAGTGTTTTTTCTCCTCGCTTCCCGTGGGGATTTGCTccggttaaaaaaatatctcgaagtactaaatcatttttcatcattggatctagttgAGTAGAATGTGTAATATTAGATCCAACTATCGgaaacgatttgatatctCGATATACTTTTTACTATTTCTCGTTGGACTGAAACAAACCTCCTTCCCGTGTAATCCTCCCTCAACACAAACCTTCGCGATCCCAATGCTAATAAAAGATTAATTAGCTGCGAGAGGAACACGGAGACGACGCATGCATCGTCCATGGCCGGTTGCTTCTTGTTGGGAAATAGAAAACATTTtgaactctctctctctctctctctctctctctctaatctCACTTTCTCTCATCTCTACTTcacctcttctcttctccaagCAAGCAAAATCTAGCTCCAGATCGTTCTGCttcgtgtgtgtatatatattgcttttgcAGTCGATCGTTTGATTTGTGGATTCAGGGATTGATTTTTGTTCAATTCACTTATCAGGTCAGTTTCAATTGGATTGGttcttgtttaatttgttgctTTTTATTGGTTGATTGGTTATGAACTTATGATTTATGAATGCAGTTTGTCACTTGTTCTAGACTTCTTGTTGTTAGGATGTTCATAGCTTGTGCTTAATTTGTGGAATTTTGTCCTGCTGTATGTTTGTATCGCCAGATTAATTACCTGAAAAATCActaaattaatcttttttttatattcaaatttcagaTGAATTTTCACAGCTTTGTTCCTATATGAATGTG from Oryza brachyantha chromosome 12, ObraRS2, whole genome shotgun sequence encodes:
- the LOC102718507 gene encoding aldehyde dehydrogenase family 3 member H1-like, encoding MAAAAKSVEEEVAALRGRFAAGRTRGAEWRAAQLRGLLRMAAEAEAEVCRALHADLAKPSTESYVHEIALVKSSCEFALKNLKKWMKPQKVHASLMTFPSTARVTAEPLGVVLVISAWNYPFLLSIDPIIGAIAAGNAVVLKPSEVAPATSSLLAELLPRYVDSTCIKVVEGGVTETTALLEQKWDKIFYTGNGKIGRIVMASAAKHLTPVVLELGGKCPVVVDSNVNLHVTAKRIAAGKWGCNNGQACISPDFIITTKSFAPKLLEALEKVLEKFYGKDPLRSSDLSRIVNSNHFNRLKRLMDDESVSDKIVFGGQRSEHLLKIAPTIFMDVPLDSVIMKEEIFGPLLPIITVDKIHESLALINSMTKPLAAYLFTKDSKLQEQYVAAISAGGMLVNDTAVHLTNQYLPFGGVGESGMGAYHGSFSFEAFSHKKAVLVRGFACEAAARYPPYSMAKLKILRGVLKGNLGAMIQAILGFPRGK
- the LOC102719916 gene encoding probable L-ascorbate peroxidase 6, chloroplastic/mitochondrial; amino-acid sequence: MAVAHRLLRRGLSAASPLPSLRSLLLVSPQELGRRPASSAAAGDAAAELRGAREDVKQLLKSTSCHPILVRLGWHDAGTYDKNITEWPKCGGANGSLRFEIELKHGANAGLVNALKLIQPIKDKYAGVTYADLFQLASSTAIEEAGGPKIPMIYGRVDVAAPEQCPPEGRLPAAGPPSPAEHLREVFYRMGLSDKEIVALSGAHTLGRARPERSGWGKPETKYTKNGPGAPGGQSWTSQWLKFDNSYFKDIKERRDEDLLVLPTDAVLFEDSSFKTYAEKYSENQDAFFKDYAEAHAKLSNLGAKFDPPKGISIE